One stretch of Vulpes lagopus strain Blue_001 chromosome X, ASM1834538v1, whole genome shotgun sequence DNA includes these proteins:
- the PLP1 gene encoding myelin proteolipid protein isoform X1, protein MGLLECCARCLVGAPFASLVATGLCFFGVALFCGCGHEALTGTEKLIETYFSKNYQDYEYLINVIHAFQYVIYGTASFFFLYGALLLAEGFYTTGAVRQIFGDYKTTICGKGLSATVTGGQKGRGSRGQHQAHSLERVCHCLGKWLGHPDKFVGITYALTIVWLLVFACSAVPVYIYFNTWTTCQSIAFPSKTSASIGSLCADARMYGVLPWNAFPGKVCGSNLLSICKTAEFQMTFHLFIAAFVGAAATLVSLLTFMIAATYNFAVLKLMGRGTKF, encoded by the exons GCTTGTTAGAGTGCTGTGCAAGATGTCTCGTAGGGGCCCCCTTTGCTTCCCTGGTGGCCACTGGATTATGTTTCTTTGGGGTGGCACTGTTCTGTGGCTGTGGACATGAAGCATTAACTGGCACAGAAAAGCTAATTGAGACCTATTTCTCCAAAAACTACCAGGACTATGAGTATCTCATCAATGT GATCCATGCCTTCCAGTATGTCATCTATGGAActgcctctttcttcttcctttatggGGCCCTCCTGCTGGCTGAGGGCTTCTACACCACGGGTGCTGTCAGGCAGATCTTTGGCGACTACAAGACCACCATCTGCGGCAAGGGCCTGAGCGCAACGGTAACAGGGGGCCAGAAGGGGAGGGGTTCCAGAGGCCAACATCAAGCTCATTCTTTGGAGCGGGTGTGTCATTGTTTGGGAAAATGGCTAGGACATCCCGACAAG TTTGTGGGCATCACCTATGCCTTGACCATTGTGTGGCTCCTGGTGTTTGCCTGCTCTGCTGTGCCTGTGTACATTTACTTCAATACCTGGACCACCTGCCAGTCAATTGCCTTCCCCAGCAAGACTTCTGCCAGTATAGGCAGTCTCTGTGCTGATGCCAGAATGTATG GTGTTCTCCCATGGAATGCTTTCCCTGGCAAAGTGTGTGGCTCCAACCTTCTGTCCATCTGCAAAACAGCTGAG TTCCAAATGACGTTCCACCTGTTTATTGCTGCATTCGTGGGGGCTGCAGCCACACTGGTTTCCCTG CTCACCTTCATGATTGCTGCCACTTACAACTTTGCCGTCCTTAAACTCATGGGCCGAGGCACCAAGTTCTGA
- the PLP1 gene encoding myelin proteolipid protein isoform X2, producing MGLLECCARCLVGAPFASLVATGLCFFGVALFCGCGHEALTGTEKLIETYFSKNYQDYEYLINVIHAFQYVIYGTASFFFLYGALLLAEGFYTTGAVRQIFGDYKTTICGKGLSATFVGITYALTIVWLLVFACSAVPVYIYFNTWTTCQSIAFPSKTSASIGSLCADARMYGVLPWNAFPGKVCGSNLLSICKTAEFQMTFHLFIAAFVGAAATLVSLLTFMIAATYNFAVLKLMGRGTKF from the exons GCTTGTTAGAGTGCTGTGCAAGATGTCTCGTAGGGGCCCCCTTTGCTTCCCTGGTGGCCACTGGATTATGTTTCTTTGGGGTGGCACTGTTCTGTGGCTGTGGACATGAAGCATTAACTGGCACAGAAAAGCTAATTGAGACCTATTTCTCCAAAAACTACCAGGACTATGAGTATCTCATCAATGT GATCCATGCCTTCCAGTATGTCATCTATGGAActgcctctttcttcttcctttatggGGCCCTCCTGCTGGCTGAGGGCTTCTACACCACGGGTGCTGTCAGGCAGATCTTTGGCGACTACAAGACCACCATCTGCGGCAAGGGCCTGAGCGCAACG TTTGTGGGCATCACCTATGCCTTGACCATTGTGTGGCTCCTGGTGTTTGCCTGCTCTGCTGTGCCTGTGTACATTTACTTCAATACCTGGACCACCTGCCAGTCAATTGCCTTCCCCAGCAAGACTTCTGCCAGTATAGGCAGTCTCTGTGCTGATGCCAGAATGTATG GTGTTCTCCCATGGAATGCTTTCCCTGGCAAAGTGTGTGGCTCCAACCTTCTGTCCATCTGCAAAACAGCTGAG TTCCAAATGACGTTCCACCTGTTTATTGCTGCATTCGTGGGGGCTGCAGCCACACTGGTTTCCCTG CTCACCTTCATGATTGCTGCCACTTACAACTTTGCCGTCCTTAAACTCATGGGCCGAGGCACCAAGTTCTGA